CCTCTATGTGGTAATTATTTAATTGAAAACAGGTGATGGGATTTTTGTTGAAGGTCAAGCGAGCAAAATATGTGCTTGATAAAGCACGAAGGTGGATGTGGAAGGTCTTTGATATCTCTCAAActcatttctttcttcttagaCTGTATCCCGTGACTTCCAAATCCAGTTTGAAAGAGCCTAATCAGTCTTTTGatctatacatataaatataaaggGAATCATAAGAATGTGGTTCAGTTTGATAAACTTGATGACTTTGGTGTTTGTGTATGATAGGGTAAAGGCTCTGCAACAAAAATCCGCAAGCACCACTGGTTACTAGAACAAAAGCTCCTCAACTTTGTGGATGCTTTTCATCAATACGTAATGGACAGGGTATTGTCCAATGCTAAATGATTGGTTATAATTACAGTATCATTTTTCGTTGGAGTAATATAAGTTTGTGCTAGAGTTGTGGCAAAATCGAAAGCTGATCACATGGCTTGAGTAAGATGAAAAGCTTGCCATGCTTAACTGTATTTTGTAAGCAGGTATATCACACTGCGTGGCGTGAACTGTGTGAAGCGATGGTAAAAGCAGGGTCTCTGGATGAGGTCATATATGTACATGAAACCTACTTGTTATCGATTCAGCGGCAATGCTTTGTGGTTCAAGAAAAGCTGGTAATGGACCATGAAGGCATTAAGCGACCTCTTAAAATGCATAGTATATATTTGAAGTTGTAGGCTTCTAAAAACCTAGTGTTTGGTGGTTTTTGTATAGTGGGCAATCATCGCAAGTCGGATCAACATGATTCTCGGTTTAGCTCTAGAATTCTACTCAATACAACAGACACTGAGCAGCGGTGGAGCAGTTTCAGCCATCAAGGCTAGATGCGAAATGGAAATAGACCGTATAGAGAAACAATTTGAGGACTGTATTGCTTTCCTTCTCAGAGTAAGTAAATCGAAAACTGTGTACTTGTTGTATTGTGAAgctatatataattgattaatGCTTAATGGGGGATGGAACTTGCAGGTATTATCTTCGAAGCTGAATGTGGGACACTTCCCTCATTTGGCTGATTTGGTGACCAGAATCAATTACAATTATCACTACATGTCAGATACTGGAAGCTTGATGACTACTTCTGGAGCAGAGACCAACTCATCCAGACCTTGGACTGCCAAATCTGATGTATGAATGGACCGGGAAATTATCGCAATGTTGGATTGTCGCAACACTATCACACGTAATTGTTCAAGCCTCATGCTTTTCTTGTGTCTGGTATCTAATTTCCTGATTATGTATTTTCTGTTTATAAAAGTTCACTGTTTTGAATTAGACATTGTACAAAACTGCTATcaaggtttaaaaaaaaaaaaacattgttaaCATTCTTAACAAGAAATCATCAAAGTTTAAAATCTAATCGTGACCCTACTATGCATAGTACATATATTAAGCATTAACCAAtacgacaaaagaaaaaaaaaagcattaaccaaaaacaaaaagacgaTAATTAAGGTTATAGGTTATGAGTTTATTACGAAAAGCCCATTTATGGATGCAATTAAGCAAACCTTGTTGGAGGACAAAATggtcaaaagaaagaaaacgtaaaaccctaaaacattTCTTTAACACTCGACTTGTCTCATAAACCCTTTGTGTTTGTAGTCTCTCTACTCTCTAGATCCCATCCCATTTCTTGATCAGCCTCGCGCATTGTGTGCTTACACGTAATCCTCTAGCTTCTTTCCTCGGTATTCCTTGTCTAATTCgaacttctctctttttttttctgggtCCGATCGTTTCAGTGAAAGGCGTAACCTTTCCTTCGAATCTGATAGCATTGCAAAATGATAATGTTAGTCTGATTTTTGTTGGGTGTGTGTCTTTTGATTGAAAGAGCAGGTAATTTCCAGAGAGATTTTCAACAGAGGAAGCATGTTCGCTCTTTCCAAGGTTTTACGAAGGTAAGGATCTCTGATTTTGTTCGAAAAACTGTTAGGGATGTAGCTATGTATGTGTCTTCAATGGCAGTGAAACAGATTTCGagtaaaatttgaaattttgagcATGGTTTTGATTTGCCATTAACATATCTGTGTTGAGTTGGTATTAGCACACTTTtccaacttttgtttttgtgtgtgaatTTTACAGAACGCAGAGACTCCGACTGGGAGCTTGTTCTGCTGTGTTTTCAAAAGATATACAATTAGGAGGAGAAAGGAGCTTTGATTCCAATTCGATTGCTTCTACTAAACGTGAAGCTGTGCCAAGATTTTACGAGATCTCCTCTTTGAGTAATCGTGCTCTTTCCTCCAGTGCTGGCACTAAAAGTGATCAAGAGGAAGACGACCTCGAAGACGGTTTCTCAGAACTGGAAGGTTCAAAGTCTGGCCAAGGTTCAACTAGtagtgatgaagatgagggAAAGCTCTCcgctgatgaagaagaagaagaagaactagaCCTCATTGAAACCGACGTTAGTAGAAAAACagttgaaaagaaacaatctgAGCTATTTAAGACCATTGTCTCCGCACCCGGTCTGTCTATAGGTAGTGCTCTTGATAAATGGGTGGAAGAAGGAAATGAGATCACTCGAGTTGAGATTGCTAAGGCAATGCTCCAGCTGCGCAGGCGTCGCATGTATGGAAGAGCGTTACAGGTAGTTCTCTTCTTACTCGTGATTTAACTTTCTGTATCTGAACTGGTTCAAGTGCTTACcttggtttcttttttctgtttgtgtAGATGTCAGAATGGTTGGaagcaaataagaaaattgaaatgacTGAGAGAGATTATGCTTCTCGGTTAGATCTGACAGTTAAGATTCGTGGTTTAGAAAAGGGAGAAGCTTGTATGCAGAAGATcccaaaatcttttaaaggGGAAGTGCTTTACCGTACCCTCTTGGCGAATTGTGTTGCTGCTGGCAATGTGAAGAAATCCGAACTGgtgtttaacaaaatgaagGACTTGGGATTCCCTCTCTCTGGATTTACTTGTGATCAGATGCTTCTGCTCCACAAGAGGATCGACAGGAAGAAAATTGCTGATGTACTATTGCTcatggagaaagaaaatatcaagCCAAGTCTTCTCACTTACAAAATCCTGATTGATGTCAAAGGTGCAACAAATGACATAAGTGGTATGGAGCAAATTCTGGAGACAATGAAAGATGAAGGTGTTGAACTGGACTTCCAGACGCAAGCTCTCACTGCTAGACACTATTCGGGAGCTGGCCTTAAAGATAAAGCCGAGAAAGTCTTGAAAGAGATGGAAGGTGAAAGCTTAGAGGCAAATCGCCGGGCATTCAAAGATTTGCTCTCCATCTATGCCTCTCTTGGgagagaagatgaagtgaAAAGAATATGGAAGATCTGTGAATCAAAGCCCTACTTTGAGGAATCCCTTGCTGCAATCCAAGCTTTTGGAAAGCTCAATAAAGTGCAAGAAGCAGAGGCGATTTTTGAGAAGATTGTGAAGATGGACAGAAGAGCTTCTTCTAGTACTTACTCCGTTCTCTTGAGGGTTTACGTAGATCACAAGATGCTCTCAAAGGGTAAGGATCTGGTTAAACGAATGGCTGAGAGCGGTTGCAGGATCGAGGCAACGACATGGGATGCACTCATCAAGCTCTATGTGGAAGCTGGAGAAGTTGAAAAGGCTGATTCTTTGCTGGACAAGGCATCAAAACAGAGCCATACAAAACTGATGATGAACTCCTTCATGTATATCATGGACGAGTACTCAAAACGGGGAGATGTTCATAACACAGAGAAGATATTCCTAAAAATGAGGGAAGCTGGGTATACATCTCGGCTTAGGCAGTTCCAAGCCCTCATGCAGGCTTACATAAACGCCAAATCTCCTGCATATGGAATGCGAGATAGATTGAAGGCGGATAATATCTTTCCAAACAAATCCATGGCTGCACAGTTGGCTCAAGGTGATCCATTTAAGAAGACAGCTATCTCTGATATTCTGGATTGAGTAGTCTCTCTCCCTACACTTTTCTTCTATCTGCTTGCAAGAAGTATCTCATTTGTCGTCCTAACGTTTAGTTTGAGAGAGTAACGTTAAGTTTAAGAACCTGCTTAGTTGCTGTGTTTTTAATGTTTCTATTCGGTTCTTTGGTGATCACACTTCAGAGACCTTCAAGTTTCATGACATTTAGGAGTACACGAAGAAAATAACGTTTTCAAACTGCGCGTATTCTACCGCAAAATTTTACAAAGATTTAGCCACTCTTCTCTTAAGTGGAAAATAAACAGAATTATTCCAAACCATTAAAAACTCTGatgagaaaaacagagaatgtTACAATAACTCTGCTTATAATGAATACAGACTTACTAAGACCTCAATCACCCCAACTTCTTTCCTTTTGGggcagacaaaaaaaactcgcAAACACTAATCGATTGTGAGCTAAGAAGACAACTAGAAGTGATCACTCAGTCACTCACTCCTCACTAAGTACAGTGATCACTCAGTCACTCAGTCCTCACTAAATACAAGTCTGCTTATGAATGGGCACATGGCTGCAAGAAGTGCCTTGGGACACTCCTCATGTGGCAGATGTCCGCATCCTGAGATTGCTACTAGCCTCTGTTTGTTGACATGTATAATGTTAGTTACGTATCAACAGAGTTTAGGTGTTTAATTAGATATAGAGAGGGAGGACTTACAGAGTTTTCGAGTTTTGAAGCCATGACTTGGGAGGACTTGAGGGGAACAAGTGCGTCTTCGGCTCCAGCAACGACTAATACTGGTAAGTTTTCCACTGCCTTGAGAAGTGACAATGCATTTTGAGTTGGAAGCACCATCTCGGATGAGAGTCTGCCTATCTCGTGAAGTGCCTCATCCCAGCCTTCCACATGAAGTGGTGCCTTGTATAGCCTTAAGACATCGGTTGTCATCTTGGCAGGATCATACCAAGCTCTGCGATTCACCACCTGAGCTATTTCAGTGCGTAAAAGCGGACGAACAAGGTGTTTCTTTCCTAGTGATGTGTGCAGAAGTATTCTTGCAAAAGCTGGCACTACTTCCCTCGTCAAGCTTACATTAAGCAAAACCACTCCTTTGACTTTGATGGGATCTTTTGTTTCTAGCAATCTTTGTGCAGCCTTGAGAGCAAGCAAACCTCCATCATCATGGCCAACCAAGACTACAGAAGCAAATCCCATTTCGTGGCAAAAGGCAAGAAGCATGTCTACCTGAAAGCATCAACAGATCCTTGAGTTTTAACATTTCTTTCTAAGAGCAAAGACAAAAAGCTCTCATAAGTAATAAACATAGTCCGGAATTGAACAGAACTTCACCTGATTATCCAGAGTGTAAGGGTTTggcatctctctttcttccaaATCCTTTTTATGAGGTCTGGCGGTTAATCCCCAACCAGGCCTATCAAATGCAGTGACAACACAGCCAAGTTGATGGGCAAGAGAACTCATCACATGTCTCCAAGAAAACACTCCTCCGCCAAATCCATGGACCAACACTACACCAAATTGGCCGTTTCCACCAACATCTTGCTGTTCCGTGGCACCAAAATTGGACACATTGATGCCATCCTCTCGGCACGATTCTTCCTGAATATCTTTGAAAAGACGAGGAGAAGTAGGAAGACCATCAAGGAGAGGGTCGTGCAAGGAAGAAGAATTGTTAAACAGACTGCTGTAGCTCCTATGGTGGTGATGGTTGAGCTTGTTTCTCGTGACCATGCTCAATATATTCCTGTCAAGCTTCAACCTTCCCACCATCGCCTCTGGCATATTAAGCATAGAGTTGGCTTCAACTGAGGAGGAGATAGAGTGGCGAGGAGAAGCAGGTGTGCAAATCTTGTAATGCACAGTGAGCCCTCTGACTGTAATGAATAAGCTGTCAAGATCAGCAAGCAATCTCGCAGGTAGCTCTCCGTCATCGTTGGATACTGAAGGATGCAGCTTTCGTCTTGCCTCGCCATCAACCTTGGAGGCCTTTCCTACCAAAGGAATTGGAGAACGTGGGACTTTCTGGTAACCAGAGAAGACACTTTTGCAAGAAAGAACCTGCAACACAATCAATAAGTTAAACAAAGATCAAAGCTTTGGagcaaaaagagaagaagaagagcatgatgataataataaactcACAGCTTCAGGGTCAACTCTGTGATACAAGAGTTTCCTCCTAGCTCTGCAACTTGTTCTATAAGCAACAACCATATGACCAAGAGCAAAAACAACAGATGAAAGGAACAAAACTGGCATCCCCCAAGACTTTTTCAGATGGAGTCTTTGCCTTGACGGAGAGGACGAGGCTTGGTCGTTAAGTTGAGAATTTGCAGTAAAAACGCAAGCTTTTACTGATAGAAGaacaacagaaacaacagAACACAGCGATACAGTTCCAAGGTAAGGGCCATGCGAAAGTGCAGGAGCATCGGATAGAGAGTAGACACCTGTTCATGAACAGAAGAATACAATCATATCGAGAAAAAGCAAAACTcagagagaaaagaaggagGAGGATGGTTCTTAGTTCTTACAGATGACAAGGAAAGATCTGACGAGGGAGACGAGAGGAATATCAGTCAAAGAGCTCTTGAAAGCGTATCGACTCAGATGCTCCTTGAAGCCGTAACACGTCAAACAGGTAAAGCTTGAAAGCAAAAAGGTCGGAACCAAAACGTCGCCGATGGCTACAAGCACAGGCAACGAAGAAACTAACAGCGAGACAAGCATCGCAACCATGAAGAACACCGTCCTTAAGCATCTTCTAGCTTTCTCTACCATGAACCAACCTTTCCCCATTCTTTTAATTTCCCccaaaatattcaaatccGAAACCGGAGATCGTTTCGGTTATTCCGATACAGATCCTTAAATTATGAGGGAGTAGGAACcatagagagaagaaacggAAACGACCAACAATCCACCAACAACTTCGGAGGATTTCGCGACGAAGGTGGTGGCGAGTTGGCCATAAGCCGGCGGCGAGgatgaagaggaaaaaaagcGACCCCTTAAACgcaatgagagagagagagagagacggatcaaaaacaaaatcaaagaggaAAAGCCATTGCTACGATTCTGAATGGAAAGCTTGAGGAGTTTCAGAATCGCAGGAACAGCGAAACaatgaaggaagagaaaaaaaagagaaacttttgGACGATCcggaaattaaacaaaaacctcCGTTTTCTTCTgctcctttttttctctacaacgtttcttttctctctttcaaacaCATACAGTAGTAgtacataaattataataatcatATGTAGTATTATTacgaatatttatttattaaattctttttttacgAATATTTTTTGCACGATTCTGCTTGGGCCTATCAGTTACCATTTACCAGAAAAGTCTTAATTGgcctaatatatatataccctttatattagaagaaaaaagggaaatgCGACTATTACTTAGCTGTATTATCTATTA
This sequence is a window from Arabidopsis thaliana chromosome 1 sequence. Protein-coding genes within it:
- the PPR596 gene encoding PENTATRICOPEPTIDE REPEAT 596, with translation MFALSKVLRRTQRLRLGACSAVFSKDIQLGGERSFDSNSIASTKREAVPRFYEISSLSNRALSSSAGTKSDQEEDDLEDGFSELEGSKSGQGSTSSDEDEGKLSADEEEEEELDLIETDVSRKTVEKKQSELFKTIVSAPGLSIGSALDKWVEEGNEITRVEIAKAMLQLRRRRMYGRALQMSEWLEANKKIEMTERDYASRLDLTVKIRGLEKGEACMQKIPKSFKGEVLYRTLLANCVAAGNVKKSELVFNKMKDLGFPLSGFTCDQMLLLHKRIDRKKIADVLLLMEKENIKPSLLTYKILIDVKGATNDISGMEQILETMKDEGVELDFQTQALTARHYSGAGLKDKAEKVLKEMEGESLEANRRAFKDLLSIYASLGREDEVKRIWKICESKPYFEESLAAIQAFGKLNKVQEAEAIFEKIVKMDRRASSSTYSVLLRVYVDHKMLSKGKDLVKRMAESGCRIEATTWDALIKLYVEAGEVEKADSLLDKASKQSHTKLMMNSFMYIMDEYSKRGDVHNTEKIFLKMREAGYTSRLRQFQALMQAYINAKSPAYGMRDRLKADNIFPNKSMAAQLAQGDPFKKTAISDILD
- a CDS encoding alpha/beta-Hydrolases superfamily protein (alpha/beta-Hydrolases superfamily protein; CONTAINS InterPro DOMAIN/s: Alpha/beta hydrolase fold-1 (InterPro:IPR000073); BEST Arabidopsis thaliana protein match is: alpha/beta-Hydrolases superfamily protein (TAIR:AT1G15490.1); Has 7676 Blast hits to 7658 proteins in 1204 species: Archae - 71; Bacteria - 5735; Metazoa - 276; Fungi - 71; Plants - 550; Viruses - 0; Other Eukaryotes - 973 (source: NCBI BLink).); translation: MGKGWFMVEKARRCLRTVFFMVAMLVSLLVSSLPVLVAIGDVLVPTFLLSSFTCLTCYGFKEHLSRYAFKSSLTDIPLVSLVRSFLVICVYSLSDAPALSHGPYLGTVSLCSVVSVVLLSVKACVFTANSQLNDQASSSPSRQRLHLKKSWGMPVLFLSSVVFALGHMVVAYRTSCRARRKLLYHRVDPEAVLSCKSVFSGYQKVPRSPIPLVGKASKVDGEARRKLHPSVSNDDGELPARLLADLDSLFITVRGLTVHYKICTPASPRHSISSSVEANSMLNMPEAMVGRLKLDRNILSMVTRNKLNHHHHRSYSSLFNNSSSLHDPLLDGLPTSPRLFKDIQEESCREDGINVSNFGATEQQDVGGNGQFGVVLVHGFGGGVFSWRHVMSSLAHQLGCVVTAFDRPGWGLTARPHKKDLEEREMPNPYTLDNQVDMLLAFCHEMGFASVVLVGHDDGGLLALKAAQRLLETKDPIKVKGVVLLNVSLTREVVPAFARILLHTSLGKKHLVRPLLRTEIAQVVNRRAWYDPAKMTTDVLRLYKAPLHVEGWDEALHEIGRLSSEMVLPTQNALSLLKAVENLPVLVVAGAEDALVPLKSSQVMASKLENSRLVAISGCGHLPHEECPKALLAAMCPFISRLVFSED